One part of the Tenacibaculum sp. 190130A14a genome encodes these proteins:
- a CDS encoding OmpA family protein → MIRFIPLQILICVLFTATTFGQRKYAADRYFNEFAYKKSAELYKVIYDKGDDSYLVLSRLGDSHYFNFEFDLAEKYYKNLMSSYMSVASPKHVFRYAQVLKSNGKIKESDKWLLKLKDLGEDSRAEALENNMDYFVEYSNKPKTYINIHNIASNTKYSDFGGFLYDNNLYFASAKPKSDKDKKLYRWNRQPFINIYKTEKKEIKEDKVLDVEDANLIEELSSKYHESNLVITKDGNTAYFTRDNFDGKRLRGDKDRVSHLKIYKVQKIGDYWGDIVELPFNSEDYSCGHPALSPDEKTLYFVSDMGNGLGATDIYKVSILENNSFGEPINLGKNVNTEGREMFPFIKNDGTLFFASDGHLGLGGLDIFESKFENQKYTAPINVGTPVNGPFDDFAFVINNDDTHGFFSSNRKGGVGDDDIYSFTIYNCKEDITGIVSDSRTGAPISEVLVQLMNEKGEPIEEQQTDTSGAYVFKKIDCEKNFVVVVSKENYRNKTKDTQTLDVNKQTIVENIQLESLIVENQIVINPIYFDFDLYNIREDAEYELEHIVSVLNNNPDLVIKIESHTDSRGTKEYNRNLSSNRAKSTRDYIISRGILPERIESAIGYGEDKLLNDCNDTNQSKCTEEEHQKNRRSYFYIVKGGASIQVNN, encoded by the coding sequence ATGATAAGATTTATACCACTACAAATATTAATATGTGTATTATTTACAGCAACTACGTTTGGACAACGTAAATATGCTGCAGATAGATATTTTAATGAATTTGCTTATAAAAAATCGGCAGAGTTATATAAAGTGATTTATGATAAGGGAGACGATTCTTATTTAGTTTTAAGTAGACTAGGAGATTCACATTATTTTAATTTTGAATTTGATTTGGCTGAGAAATACTATAAAAACCTTATGAGTTCTTACATGTCTGTGGCTTCTCCGAAACATGTTTTCAGATATGCTCAGGTTTTGAAATCAAATGGAAAAATAAAAGAGTCAGATAAATGGCTACTTAAATTGAAAGACTTAGGAGAAGATAGTAGAGCAGAAGCCTTAGAGAATAATATGGATTATTTTGTTGAGTATTCGAACAAGCCAAAAACTTACATCAATATTCATAATATAGCTTCAAATACTAAATATTCAGATTTTGGAGGTTTTTTATATGATAATAATTTGTATTTCGCTTCAGCGAAACCAAAATCAGATAAGGATAAAAAGTTATATCGATGGAACAGACAGCCTTTTATAAATATTTATAAAACTGAAAAGAAGGAGATAAAAGAAGATAAGGTATTGGATGTAGAGGATGCCAATTTAATAGAAGAATTGAGTTCGAAATATCATGAATCAAATTTGGTGATAACCAAAGATGGAAATACGGCCTATTTTACGAGAGATAATTTTGATGGAAAAAGACTAAGAGGAGATAAAGATAGAGTGTCACATCTTAAAATTTATAAAGTTCAAAAAATAGGAGATTATTGGGGAGATATTGTAGAATTACCATTTAATAGTGAAGATTATTCTTGTGGACATCCGGCATTAAGTCCTGATGAAAAAACACTATATTTTGTTTCAGATATGGGGAATGGTTTGGGAGCAACCGATATATACAAAGTTTCCATTTTAGAAAATAACTCTTTTGGAGAACCTATAAACTTAGGAAAAAATGTAAATACTGAAGGAAGAGAAATGTTTCCATTTATAAAAAATGATGGTACTTTGTTTTTTGCATCAGATGGACACTTAGGTCTAGGAGGATTAGATATTTTTGAATCAAAGTTTGAGAATCAAAAATATACTGCTCCTATCAATGTAGGAACACCTGTTAACGGACCTTTTGATGATTTTGCCTTTGTTATTAATAATGATGATACTCATGGTTTTTTCTCATCCAATAGAAAAGGAGGAGTGGGAGATGATGATATTTATAGTTTCACGATTTATAATTGTAAAGAAGATATTACAGGAATTGTTTCAGACTCAAGAACTGGGGCTCCTATCTCTGAAGTTTTGGTTCAATTAATGAATGAAAAAGGTGAACCAATAGAAGAACAACAAACTGATACATCAGGAGCATATGTATTCAAAAAAATAGACTGTGAGAAAAACTTTGTTGTAGTGGTTTCAAAAGAAAATTATAGGAACAAGACAAAAGACACGCAAACTTTAGATGTAAATAAACAAACGATTGTAGAGAATATTCAATTGGAATCGTTAATTGTAGAAAATCAAATTGTTATAAATCCAATATATTTTGATTTTGATTTATACAATATAAGAGAGGATGCAGAGTATGAATTAGAGCATATTGTGTCTGTTCTCAATAATAATCCAGACTTAGTTATTAAAATAGAATCTCATACAGATAGTAGAGGTACGAAAGAATACAATAGAAATTTATCTAGTAATAGAGCCAAATCTACAAGAGATTATATTATTTCAAGAGGAATCCTTCCTGAAAGAATAGAAAGTGCTATAGGTTATGGTGAAGATAAATTATTGAATGATTGCAATGATACTAACCAAAGTAAATGTACTGAGGAAGAACATCAAAAAAATCGACGTTCCTATTTTTATATAGTAAAGGGAGGTGCAAGCATTCAGGTAAACAATTAA
- a CDS encoding LTA synthase family protein: protein MNLLKTRLYSCLIYFFSWVAYFFIGRFIFLVFYYEKTSQLDFLSILKTFLYGIRLDISFTSYLSALPFLLILLSVFISKKIIKKLLKSYTFIIVPIITLLLLIDTVLYASWGVRLDSTLLNYINTPKVMLASVSASLLFFGILIWLLLSAFFIYLSNKIINRITKNLDTGAYIHALVLLLTTAFLIVPLRGGFQEIPVNQSNVYFSKNMFANHAAVNFAWNFGNDVARGIGKRNPYKKFDKEIAQEIIANRRKSLLQQPTDTILKTNKPNVILLVWESLSAKVVEVVGGEPNVTENLNKLSEEGILFTNFYGNGDRTDKGIIAILSGYYPQPKYSIIKMPNKTRSLPKLPIEMKKLGYSTSYYYGGDTNFGNMNTYIRMSNMDYIVDGSEFDRADWNSKWGAHDHIFLERLASDLSKPQKEPFFVTALTLTSHEPFEFPDEYKFGKNGDDNLYRSAQAYTDKAIGSFIEFAKKQSWWDNTLIVIMSDHGNRLPKHEGYFHSPKKFKIPMVWLGGALKETGKKVSTLSGQTDFAYTLLQLLGGEYEQFKWGKNIFNDSKDQYVHYVFNKGFGTLTPEGTYVYDFVGKKPVVKEGNITKLDSLGRSLSQDAYQDFIDRR, encoded by the coding sequence ATGAATCTTCTTAAAACTCGCCTTTATTCCTGTCTTATCTATTTCTTTTCATGGGTAGCTTACTTTTTTATCGGACGCTTTATCTTTTTAGTGTTTTATTATGAAAAGACTAGTCAATTAGACTTTTTAAGTATCTTAAAAACATTCTTATATGGTATTCGATTAGACATATCCTTTACTTCGTATCTAAGTGCTCTACCTTTTTTACTCATTCTTTTGAGTGTTTTTATTTCAAAAAAAATCATCAAAAAGTTACTTAAATCTTACACCTTTATAATTGTTCCTATTATTACCTTGTTACTATTAATAGATACAGTACTATATGCATCTTGGGGAGTAAGACTAGACAGTACTTTATTAAATTACATAAATACGCCAAAAGTAATGTTAGCCTCTGTATCAGCTAGTTTACTTTTCTTCGGAATTTTAATTTGGCTTTTACTATCTGCATTTTTTATTTACTTAAGTAATAAAATTATCAACCGAATAACAAAAAACCTTGACACTGGTGCATATATACATGCATTAGTATTATTGCTTACAACGGCTTTTTTGATTGTTCCATTAAGAGGAGGTTTTCAAGAGATTCCTGTAAATCAAAGTAATGTTTACTTTTCTAAAAACATGTTTGCCAATCATGCTGCTGTTAATTTTGCTTGGAATTTTGGTAATGATGTTGCTAGAGGAATTGGTAAAAGAAATCCGTATAAAAAATTTGACAAGGAAATTGCTCAAGAAATTATTGCCAATAGAAGAAAATCATTGTTACAACAACCTACTGATACGATTTTAAAGACGAACAAACCTAATGTAATTTTATTAGTTTGGGAAAGTTTATCTGCTAAAGTTGTAGAGGTTGTCGGAGGAGAACCAAATGTTACAGAAAATCTTAATAAACTGTCAGAAGAAGGTATTCTTTTTACCAATTTTTATGGAAATGGAGATAGAACAGATAAAGGTATTATTGCCATTCTGAGTGGTTATTATCCACAACCAAAATACAGTATCATAAAAATGCCTAACAAAACAAGAAGTTTACCTAAGCTTCCGATTGAAATGAAAAAATTAGGATATAGTACTTCTTATTATTATGGAGGAGATACCAACTTTGGAAACATGAATACTTACATCCGAATGAGTAACATGGATTATATTGTAGATGGAAGTGAATTTGATAGAGCAGATTGGAATTCAAAATGGGGGGCTCATGACCATATTTTCTTAGAAAGATTAGCTTCTGACTTGAGTAAACCACAAAAAGAACCATTCTTTGTAACAGCATTAACCTTAACAAGTCACGAACCTTTTGAGTTTCCAGATGAATATAAATTTGGTAAAAATGGTGATGACAACTTATATAGAAGCGCTCAGGCATATACTGATAAAGCAATAGGTAGTTTTATTGAATTTGCAAAAAAACAATCTTGGTGGGATAATACTTTAATTGTCATTATGTCTGATCATGGAAATAGATTACCTAAACACGAAGGTTATTTTCATTCTCCTAAGAAATTCAAAATACCAATGGTATGGCTTGGAGGAGCTTTAAAGGAAACAGGTAAAAAAGTTAGTACTTTATCTGGTCAAACAGATTTTGCTTATACTCTTTTACAACTTCTTGGTGGAGAATATGAACAATTTAAATGGGGTAAAAATATTTTTAATGATTCTAAAGATCAATATGTACATTACGTGTTTAATAAAGGGTTTGGAACCTTAACGCCTGAAGGTACTTATGTATATGATTTTGTAGGAAAAAAACCTGTTGTTAAAGAAGGTAATATAACAAAGTTAGATTCTCTAGGAAGATCACTGAGCCAAGATGCTTATCAGGATTTTATAGATAGAAGATAA
- a CDS encoding type IX secretion system membrane protein PorP/SprF: MKLRYIYTVIAFIFSGINMNAQQDPQYTQYMYNTMSVNPAYAGSNGHTVINLLGRTQWVGVDGAPDTQTLSYDTPIGYTGVGLGVNLTNDRIGPAREIFLDINASYRVRTSEEGNLSFGLKLGGRHLNVDWSRGLIQDRDDKSLRGNINRFLPTIGAGIYYYTDNWYIGGAVPNIIRTEHYDDAQSGGDVAEERMHFFFIGGYVFDLNQSIKFKPAILTKVVNGAPLSLDVSANFLFNEKFTAGAAWRWDDSISALLGLQATENLHIGLAYDLTTSNYSNYNSGTYELMIKWEIFRELATKSPRFF; this comes from the coding sequence ATGAAATTAAGATATATATACACAGTAATAGCATTCATATTTAGTGGAATAAATATGAACGCTCAGCAAGATCCACAGTATACGCAATACATGTATAACACCATGAGTGTAAATCCAGCTTATGCTGGGTCAAATGGTCATACCGTAATTAATTTGTTAGGAAGAACACAATGGGTTGGAGTAGATGGAGCTCCAGATACACAAACCTTAAGTTATGACACTCCAATTGGTTACACTGGAGTCGGACTTGGAGTAAATCTTACGAATGATAGAATTGGTCCAGCCCGAGAAATCTTTTTAGATATTAATGCATCCTATAGAGTTAGAACAAGTGAAGAAGGAAACTTATCTTTTGGGCTAAAACTTGGAGGAAGACATTTAAATGTAGATTGGAGTAGAGGACTTATCCAAGATAGAGATGATAAGAGTTTAAGGGGAAATATTAATAGGTTTTTACCAACCATTGGAGCTGGAATTTATTACTATACTGATAATTGGTATATAGGAGGAGCAGTTCCTAATATAATAAGAACGGAGCATTATGACGATGCACAGAGTGGAGGAGATGTAGCAGAAGAGCGAATGCACTTTTTCTTTATTGGAGGTTATGTGTTTGATTTGAATCAGAGTATAAAGTTTAAACCTGCTATTTTAACCAAGGTTGTAAATGGTGCACCTTTGTCTCTAGATGTATCGGCTAATTTTCTTTTTAATGAAAAGTTTACTGCTGGAGCTGCATGGAGATGGGATGATTCAATAAGTGCATTATTAGGATTACAAGCTACAGAGAACTTACATATTGGATTGGCTTATGACTTAACAACTTCAAATTATAGTAATTACAATTCTGGGACTTATGAATTAATGATAAAATGGGAGATATTTAGAGAGCTTGCAACAAAGTCTCCAAGGTTCTTTTAA
- the tsaD gene encoding tRNA (adenosine(37)-N6)-threonylcarbamoyltransferase complex transferase subunit TsaD gives MSTKQVYILGIESSCDDTSASVICGGKVLSNVIANQEVHSKYGGVVPELASRAHQQNIVPVVQQAIEQAGIMKNQLSAIAFTKGPGLMGSLLVGTSFAKSLALGLDIPLIDVNHMQAHILAHFIKEENAKIPPFPFVCLTISGGHTQIVKVTNHFEMEILGETIDDAVGEAFDKSAKILGLPYPGGPLIDKYAREGNPKAYKFSKPKVGDLDFSFSGLKTGILYFIQKNLKEDPNFIKDNLHDICASIQHTIVEILMDKLRNVVKSTGIKHIAIAGGVSANSEIRKRLQVAQQHWGWTTYIPKFEYTTDNAAMIAITGYLKYLNNSYSDVSVTAQARLKVTE, from the coding sequence TTGAGTACAAAACAAGTTTATATATTAGGAATAGAGTCTTCTTGTGATGATACAAGTGCTTCTGTTATTTGTGGTGGAAAAGTTTTAAGCAATGTAATCGCCAATCAAGAAGTACATTCTAAATATGGAGGTGTTGTTCCTGAGCTAGCTTCAAGAGCACATCAACAAAACATTGTACCTGTAGTTCAACAAGCGATAGAACAAGCAGGCATTATGAAAAATCAACTTAGTGCAATTGCATTTACGAAAGGCCCAGGGTTGATGGGATCTTTATTAGTTGGTACTTCTTTTGCAAAATCTTTAGCACTTGGGTTAGATATTCCTTTAATCGATGTGAATCATATGCAAGCTCATATTCTGGCACATTTTATTAAAGAAGAAAATGCAAAAATCCCTCCTTTTCCTTTTGTTTGTTTAACCATAAGTGGTGGACATACGCAAATAGTAAAAGTTACCAATCACTTTGAAATGGAAATTTTAGGAGAAACGATTGATGATGCTGTTGGAGAAGCCTTTGATAAATCTGCTAAAATTTTAGGACTTCCTTATCCAGGCGGTCCTTTGATAGATAAATATGCCCGAGAAGGAAACCCTAAAGCTTATAAATTTTCAAAACCTAAAGTAGGAGATTTAGACTTCAGTTTTAGTGGCTTAAAAACAGGAATTTTATACTTTATTCAAAAAAACCTTAAAGAAGACCCTAACTTTATTAAAGACAACCTACACGATATTTGCGCCTCTATTCAACATACGATTGTTGAAATTTTAATGGATAAATTAAGGAACGTTGTAAAGTCGACCGGAATAAAACATATTGCTATTGCCGGAGGAGTTTCTGCCAATTCTGAAATCAGAAAACGACTACAGGTAGCTCAACAACATTGGGGTTGGACCACTTATATTCCTAAATTTGAATACACTACTGATAATGCTGCAATGATTGCTATTACTGGATATTTAAAATATTTAAACAACTCTTACTCTGATGTTTCTGTAACAGCGCAAGCTAGATTAAAAGTAACCGAATAA